A stretch of the Nicotiana tabacum cultivar K326 chromosome 6, ASM71507v2, whole genome shotgun sequence genome encodes the following:
- the LOC107788848 gene encoding calcium uniporter protein 2, mitochondrial-like produces MVARFIDSALFRQFLQKREINHAARLPEFLSIPMGDKLKEKLRSMNVTGKRTRFEGRAPSASTTETTNFPGETMGRITVNDARKILSEVCSNREQGLEFAKMLDDSGSVIVFGDVVLLRPHQLNIYRLTMIK; encoded by the exons atggtgGCTAGGTTTATTGACTCCGCCTTATTCCGTCAGTTCCTCCAAAAAAGAGAAATCAACCATGCAGCTAGACTGCCGGAATTTTTATCAATTCCTATGGgagataaattgaaagaaaaattgagGTCTATGAATGTTACCGGAAAAAGGACTAGATTTGAAGGTCGAGCTCCATCGGCTTCGACGACGGAGACAACGAATTTTCCAGGGGAGACGATGGGGAGAATTACAGTGAATGATGCTAGGAAAATTTTGAG TGAAGTTTGTAGCAACAGAGAACAGGGTTTGGAGTTTGCAAAGATGTTGGACGATTCAGGCAGCGTCATCGTTTTTGGTGACGTCGTTTTGCTCCGTCCCCATCAG TTAAATATTTATCGCTTAACCATGATTAAGTAA
- the LOC142182318 gene encoding uncharacterized protein LOC142182318, whose translation MGRKSCARRWWRFGQYHSSKEVAAESVVSAMSGPSFSLFSDSQSPLSRNPSSSHVENTTENVELEGGIGKNINAASVDKTPYLSLPDTNSEPVIGDVPVTDKGKCKVVEDSELGGSRRESVPEIETQPVDVDCSDDSYFALDDFVRDLVFRPVDSGGEKQVWKEWDRCWDFLVPIDLDYKPKVDWDTNCHVIHQLKANLLKRQLRLFKKTFFGYFLDLPPVIVQIRVMHHLLMREVHHEVKNEMRFVVNDSRLEFGLGEFALVTGLKCKGGTSIESIAENRLISKYFGTASVTFAQLADCFKKKKWERDDDALKITVLYFVNSFLFSQLKTKAISRSYIDLVESGDFNNYPWGIDVYKATIDSCSNKFQDKPSFYRLGGFPLALQTWLYECCPSLDGHFADHLGNNKLPRILKWAVMGQIPNERVALQMCSLQRKQLKNITPTDDEKKQFDVRGLSFEIEVECTDSQPSQPDSFQVFGTQLPKTQSMPESTGGDSQPTNIVVMKELQALKLFVENKFEEVLAAIGRQSVKPEGNSAHKQQDDDLCSAPFVNEHDFGLDSNFELSASAIDQITAITQQETYKQSSHDVKKSACRVDGVGQVDVGGSNVNLLSAPCRHGGDLHLDSDFEYTDSQLDLIVAITQRGRHVETTPAVLTRKRRPAAVKQSSYRNDWQTGVSAVGGSSKVIKGRFSFVNDISETVDFKLTTAFSNFVEANMQLGEEVYLPGDQKLEPCFDFEVEQIDDKTFFHTLNYSGRSLSISHLNIIFYYLRKKAKYGINMPIKVTTTYTLFNNIIQRVFTEFVKGGKQDHLIDRSDDIMEYMKGFRMHCNTPWHQVDHVIFPINLAEIWHWILGECGVYVACFAEYIIEDLPISVANFDVDGFRARFGILLWHYGRNKQLHGESSESEAPVAPKKTRGKKRKK comes from the exons ATGGGTCGGAAGAGTTGTGCGCGTAGATGGTGGCGCTTTGGACAATATCATTCTTCAAAAGAAGTAGCTGCTGAATCCGTTGTCTCAGCCATGTCTGGGCctagtttttccttattttctgatTCTCAGTCTCCACTTAGTCGTAACCCTAGCAGTAGTCATGTTGAAAACACAACTGAAAATGTAGAATTAGAGGGTGGAATAGGCAAAAATATTAATGCCGCATCAGTCGATAAAACTCCCTACCTGTCATTACCCGACACAAATTCCGAACCAGTCATAGGAGATGTTCCTGTGACTGATAAGGGAAAATGTAAAGTTGTTGAGGATTCTGAGTTAGGGGGAAGCCGACGTGAATCCGTGCCTGAAATAGAGACTCAACCAGTAGATGTTGATTGTAGCGATGATTCTTA CTTTGCATTAGATGATTTTGTACGTGATCTAGTATTTAGGCCAGTTGATAGTGGTGGGGAGAAGCAAGTATGGAAAGAATGGGACCGT TGTTGGGATTTCCTTGTGCCTATTGACTTAGATTATAAACCAAAGGTTGATTGGGATACCAATTGCCatgttattcatcaattgaaaGCAAATTTATTAAAGCGGCAACTTCGACTGTTTAAGAAAACATTCTTTGGCTATTTTTTGGATCTGCCACCAGTGATTGTGCAGATTCGTGTTATGCACCATTTGCTTATGAGAGAAGTACATCATGAGGTTAAAAATGAGATGCGGTTTGTAGTGAATGATTCTAGGTTGGAGTTTGGATTGGGTGAATTTGCACTTGTTACTGGGTTGAAATGTAAGGGTGGTACAAGTATAGAGAGTATAGCAGAGAATaggttgatttcaaaatattttgggacTGCATCTGTGACATTTGCCCAACTAGCAGACTGttttaagaagaagaaatgggaaaGAGATGATGATGCGTTGAAGATAACAGTTCTGTATTTTGtcaatagcttcttattttctcaactcaaaacaaaGGCTATTTCACGGTCTTACATTGACTTGGTTGAGTCTGGTGATTTTAATAATTATCCCTGGGGTATAGATGTTTATAAAGCTACAATTGACTCGTGTTCCAACAAGTTTCAAGATAAGCCTTCTTTTTATAGACTTGGTGGCTTCCCGTTGGCTTTACAGACTTGGTTGTATGAATGCTGCCCAAGTTTGGATGGTCACTTTGCTGATCATCTTGGAAACAACAAACTTCCACGAATTTTGAAATGGGCAGTCATGGGTCAAATCCCGAATGAGCGAGTTGCTTTGCAAATGTGTAGCTTGCAACGCAAGCAG CTAAAGAACATCACCCCAACTGATGATGAGAAGAAACAATTTGATGTGCGTGGTCTAAGCTTTGAAATTGAAGTTGAGTGCACTGACAGCCAACCCAGCCAACCCGATAGCTTTCAGGTTTTTGGCACTCAATTACCAAAGACACAAAGTATGCCTGAAAGTACTGGAGGTGATTCCCAACCTACCAATATTGTAGTAATGAAGGAGTTACaagctttgaagctttttgtAGAGAACAAGTTTGAGGAGGTGCTTGCAGCTATTGGTAGGCAGTCAGTGAAACCAGAGGGAAATTCAGCG CACAAGCAACAAGATGATGATTTGTGTTCTG CCCCCTTCGTAAATGAGCATGATTTTGGCTTGGATTCTAACTTTGAACTATCTGCATCTGCAATTGATCAAATCACCGCTATTACACAACAAGAAACATATAAGCAGTCTTCTCATGATGTTAAAAAGTCGG CATGTCGGGTTGATGGTGTTGGCCAAGTGGATGTTGGTGGAAGTAATGTGAATTTGCTTTCTG CTCCATGTCGACACGGGGGTGATCTTCACttggattctgattttgaatataCTGATTCTCAACTTGATCTAATTGTTGCCATTACACAAAGAGGGAGAC ATGTTGAAACTACTCCTGCAGTTTTAACACGGAAAAGGCGCCCCGCAGCTGTAAAACAGTCATCGTATAGGAATGACTGGCAAACTGGTGTTAGTGCAGTTGGGGGATCCTCGAAGGTTATCAAAGGAAGATTTTCATTTGTAAATGACATTTCAGAGACGGTTGATTTTAAGCTTACGACTGCATTCTCAAACTTTGTTGAAGCAAATATGCAATTGGGAGA GGAAGTGTATTTACCCGGTGATCAAAAGCTAGAGCCTTGTTTTGACTTTGAAGTTGAACAGATTGATGATAAGACGTTTTTCCATACCTTAAACTATTCTGGCAGGTCGCTCTCTATTTCG CACTTGAATATTATATTCTACTATCTTAGGAAGAAAGCGAAATATGGAATTAATATGCCAATCAAAGTCACAACTACATATACTCTTTTTAATAATATCATTCAAAGGGTTTTCACAGAATTTGTAAAAGGTGGGAAACAAGATCATTTGATTGATAGATCAGACGATATCATGGAGTACATGAAAGGATTTAGGATGCATTGCAACACTCCATGGCACCAGGTTGATCATGTCATTTTTCCAATTAATTTGGCAGAAATTTGGCATTGGATATTGGG AGAATGTGGAGTATATGTTGCTTGCTTTGCAGAGTATATTATTGAAGATCTTCCAATCTCTGTTGCCAATTTTGATGTGGATGGTTTTCGAGCTAGGTTTGGTATACTGTTGTGGCACTATGGGAGGAACAAGCAATTGCATGGCGAATCAAGTGAATCTGAGGCTCCAGTAGCACCTAAAAAGACTCGTGGAAAGAAACGCAAGAAGTAG